One stretch of Arachis duranensis cultivar V14167 chromosome 1, aradu.V14167.gnm2.J7QH, whole genome shotgun sequence DNA includes these proteins:
- the LOC107470802 gene encoding probable receptor-like protein kinase At5g61350, with the protein MSSRPLLHHLSLLLLLLFLFLLSHTNCYTPYVNYLIDCGAYNHTHLNDGRTFKSDRQTTSLLSTTEDIQASNHSPIAITMPSFVPPSSLPLFQTARIFADESTYTFYISRTGGRIWIRLYFYALPHPSYDLATASFSVHTNHFVLLHEFSPRNNDNLVFKEYLVTVFENRFSLKFKPIKNSFAFINAIEVVSAPDTLISDSATAVSPHGEFKGLQQSEFQVLYRVNVGGAIIAPNNDTLTRTWEPDDTYNANPNGSVNVAVPYKGIKYPEFGGADLIAPSLVYATAVQIKDHKDMQFQSKVNLSWMMNVENSYSYLIRLHFCDIVSKSLNQLVFSVYINGMVGVPDLDLSSQTRELATAFYQDFVLNASAVENGFIFVQVEPEDLQLGTSNAILNGIEIMKMINSANSFDGLFSVDGDYKEQSFPPNAEMRTLAFVGLVLALIGLVLLLMTCVQMSKSTKSWEVQAGFTWWMIHPFYSRSFSRVRSPRKGPKRFFHLSELQRATNNFEESRVIGVGGYGKVYLGRLKEDNMNVAIKRANGGSGQGLKEFRTELDMLSELRHRHLVSLIGYCDENSEMILVYEYMANGSFRSHLYGANLRPLSWKQRLEICIGAARGLYYLHTGAAQSIIHRDVKTTNILLDENYVAKVSDFGLSKTVPNKAYVSTAVKGSFGYLDPEYFRKLKLTQKSDVYSFGVVLLEALCGRPVIWTCPNSTQQVSLVDWVMERCKRGMVHEVVDPSILESINPKSLKMFVGAAKRCLEDHGADRPSIGDVLWHLECALQLQEGASHVDAPEYNLSGKNLICSQQGGQNGNCDVVDNDIDNADNLGDIKDVNAALFSQIANLQGR; encoded by the coding sequence ATGTCTTCACGTCCACTTCTCCACCACCTTtctcttctgcttcttcttctcttcttgttcctctTAAGCCACACGAATTGTTACACACCCTATGTTAACTACCTCATTGATTGTGGCGCTTACAACCACACACACCTCAACGATGGCAGAACCTTCAAATCCGATCGTCAAACCACGTCCCTCCTATCCACAACAGAAGACATCCAAGCTTCAAATCACTCACCAATCGCCATAACCATGCCTTCTTTTGTTCCTCCATCATCACTTCCATTGTTTCAAACCGCTAGAATCTTCGCAGACGAATCCACATACACCTTCTACATCTCCCGAACCGGCGGTCGAATCTGGATCCGTCTTTACTTCTACGCTCTCCCTCACCCTTCCTATGATCTCGCAACCGCTTCATTCTCCGTCCACACCAACCACTTTGTTCTGCTCCATGAATTCTCTCCCAGAAACAACGACAATCTTGTTTTCAAGGAGTATCTCGTTACCGTCTTTGAGAATAGATTCTCTCTCAAGTTCAAGCCCATAAAGAACTCATTCGCATTCATCAACGCAATAGAGGTTGTCTCCGCCCCTGACACGCTCATCTCCGACTCCGCCACCGCCGTTTCGCCTCACGGAGAATTCAAAGGACTACAGCAATCTGAGTTCCAAGTACTGTACCGCGTTAACGTCGGCGGCGCAATCATAGCCCCTAACAATGACACCTTAACAAGAACATGGGAGCCTGATGATACTTATAATGCGAATCCAAATGGCTCTGTAAACGTTGCTGTTCCTTACAAAGGAATCAAATACCCTGAATTCGGTGGAGCAGATTTGATTGCTCCTAGCTTGGTTTACGCAACGGCGGTGCAGATTAAAGATCATAAAGACATGCAGTTTCAAAGCAAGGTAAATCTAAGTTGGATGATGAACGTGGAGAATAGCTACTCTTATTTGATAAGGTTGCATTTCTGCGACATTGTAAGCAAGAGTCTCAACCAATTGGTCTTCAGTGTCTACATCAATGGTATGGTTGGTGTGCCTGATTTGGACCTTTCTTCTCAAACCAGAGAACTAGCCACAGCGTTTTACCAAGACTTTGTCCTTAACGCTTCCGCCGTCGAAAACGGTTTCATCTTCGTTCAGGTGGAACCCGAGGATCTCCAGCTCGGGACAAGCAACGCGATCTTGAACGGAATCGAGATCATGAAGATGATCAACTCGGCAAATAGCTTCGACGGTTTGTTCTCCGTGGATGGAGATTACAAAGAGCAGAGTTTTCCACCCAACGCGGAGATGCGGACGTTAGCTTTTGTTGGATTGGTATTGGCATTAATAGGCCTAGTATTGCTATTAATGACATGTGTTCAAATGAGTAAATCGACTAAAAGCTGGGAAGTGCAAGCAGGCTTCACTTGGTGGATGATCCATCCATTCTATTCAAGATCGTTTTCCAGAGTTCGCTCTCCAAGAAAAGGGCCTAAAAGGTTCTTTCATCTCAGCGAATTACAACGCGCCACCAACAACTTCGAGGAAAGTAGAGTGATTGGTGTTGGAGGCTACGGTAAGGTGTATCTTGGAAGATTGAAAGAAGACAACATGAATGTGGCTATTAAGCGAGCCAATGGCGGTTCAGGACAAGGCTTAAAGGAATTCAGGACCGAGCTAGACATGCTCTCTGAGCTGCGCCACCGCCACCTTGTGTCGCTAATAGGCTACTGCGATGAGAACTCGGAAATGATCCTTGTTTATGAGTACATGGCTAATGGCTCGTTTCGCTCTCACCTCTACGGTGCCAACCTCCGTCCCCTCTCTTGGAAACAGAGGCTCGAGATTTGCATCGGCGCCGCTCGCGGATTGTACTATCTCCACACCGGCGCAGCGCAGAGTATCATTCACCGCGATGTCAAGACTACAAACATCCTCTTAGATGAAAACTACGTCGCCAAGGTTTCGGATTTTGGATTGTCGAAAACCGTCCCTAACAAAGCTTATGTTAGCACTGCAGTGAAGGGAAGTTTTGGATATCTTGATCCTGAGTACTTCAGAAAGCTGAAATTGACACAGAAATCTGACGTGTATTCTTTTGGTGTGGTGCTTCTTGAGGCTCTGTGTGGAAGGCCGGTTATATGGACTTGTCCGAATTCGACGCAACAAGTTAGCTTGGTTGATTGGGTAATGGAACGTTGCAAGAGAGGCATGGTTCATGAGGTAGTTGATCCCTCCATTCTTGAGAgtataaaccctaaatccctaaaAATGTTTGTGGGAGCTGCTAAGAGGTGTTTGGAGGATCATGGTGCTGATAGGCCTAGCATTGGTGATGTGTTATGGCATTTGGAATGTGCTTTGCAATTACAAGAAGGTGCATCACATGTTGATGCACCAGAATATAATTTGAGCGGGAAGAATTTAATTTGTTCTCAACAAGGAGGGCAAAATGGAAATTGTGATGTGGTGGATAATGATATTGATAATGCAGATAATTTGGGTGATATCAAAGATGTTAATGCTGCTTTGTTTTCTCAGATAGCTAACCTTCAAGGGAGGTAA
- the LOC107471778 gene encoding uncharacterized protein LOC107471778 produces MVEDHHHHHHHHLPVHVPSNPSMVVIRNAFDYDATGDCSVFPPINHENLPQSPPSSPSSSSSSSSSSSSSSSHDSDPWHLNSSCPIDSQLGKRSDFVRLVSIGIDILRSKLLTFTSSFRTAASTRGAFWSIWMPAAAVLVSLWIIIRRKRRRRSFTDSENRLLDIIQEKDERISQLLDQIGQMNELLIARYKALAAKGTE; encoded by the exons ATGGTGGAagatcaccatcatcatcatcatcatcatttaccTGTTCATGTTCCTTCGAATCCCTCAATGGTTGTAATCCGAAACGCCTTCGATTACGACGCCACGGGTGACTGCTCCGTCTTCCCACCTATCAACCATGAAAACCTCCCTCAATCACCGCCTTCAtctccctcctcctcctcctcctcttcttcttcttcttcttcttcttcttcccacGATTCTGACCCGTGGCATCTCAATTCTTCGTGTCCCATCGATTCCCAGCTCGGCAAGCGCAGCGACTTCGTTAGATTGGTTTCCATCGGCATCGACATCTTGCGTTCCAAGCTTCTCACCTTCACCTCTTCTTTTAGAACCGCTGCTTCCACCCGAGGGGCGTTTTGGTCAATTTGGATGCCAGCTGCGGCGGTGCTGGTGTCACTGTGGATAATCATCCGGAggaaaagaaggaggaggagctTCACGGACAGTGAGAATCGTTTGTTGGATATCATTCAGGAGAAAGATGAG AGGATTTCCCAACTCTTGGACCAGATTGGACAAATGAATGAATTACTTATAGCTCGTTACAAAGCTTTGGCTGCAAAAGGGACTGAATGA
- the LOC107470792 gene encoding probable xyloglucan 6-xylosyltransferase 3 — MNYEMNYEIFEILDKCIILVFAEEDKLANTKYKVPEDEDIVGPFSFDGHFPGIPNPSDRQIQKTFNNIKITILCGFVTILVLRGTIGVNLSSSDADAVNQSLIEETNRILAEIRSDSDPDDNDTPFSPNDTAAFSLGPKISDWDQQRHQWLQQNPEYPNFVRGKARILLLTGSPPKPCDNPIGDHYLLKSIKNKIDYCRLHRIEIVYNLAHLDKELAGYWAKLPMIRRLMFSHPEVEWIWWMDSDAFFTDMVFELPLSKYDDYNLVLHGYPDLLFEQKSWIAVNTGSFLFRNCQWSLDLLDDWAPMGPKGPVREEAGKVLTANLKGRPAFEADDQSALIYLLLSKKEKWMDKVFLENSYYLHGYWAGLVDRYEEMVEKYHPGLGDERWPFVTHFVGCKPCGSYGDYPVERCLSSMERAFNFADNQVLKLYGFRHRGLLSPKIKRIRNETVTPLEYVDQFDIRRHSTVSSESKSQ, encoded by the exons ATGAATTATGAGATGAATTatgagatttttgaaattttagatAA GTGTATTATTCTAGTGTTTGCAGAAGAGGACAAGTTGGCAAATACAAAGTACAAGGTGCCCGAAGATGAGGATATTGTGGGACCGTTTTCCTTTGATGGGCACTTTCCG GGTATTCCAAACCCTAGTGATCGCCAGATCCAGAAGACCTTCAACAACATCAAGATCACCATCCTCTGCGGTTTCGTCACCATCCTTGTCCTTCGCGGCACCATCGGCGTCAACCTCTCCTCCTCCGACGCTGATGCCGTCAACCAGAGCCTCATCGAGGAGACCAACCGCATTCTCGCTGAGATCCGCTCCGACTCCGACCCCGACGACAACGACACCCCTTTCAGCCCCAACGACACCGCCGCCTTCTCCCTAGGCCCCAAGATCTCCGATTGGGATCAACAACGCCACCAATGGCTCCAGCAAAACCCTGAATACCCTAATTTCGTGAGAGGTAAAGCTCGAATCTTGCTCCTCACTGGTTCACCTCCAAAACCCTGTGACAACCCAATTGGTGATCATTACTTGTTGAAGTCGATTAAGAACAAAATTGATTACTGTAGATTGCACAGGATTGAGATTGTGTACAATTTGGCGCATTTGGATAAGGAACTTGCTGGGTATTGGGCCAAATTGCCAATGATTAGAAGGTTGATGTTCTCACACCCTGAGGTGGAGTGGATTTGGTGGATGGATAGTGATGCTTTCTTCACtgacatggtttttgagcttccTTTGTCTAAGTATGATGATTACAATTTGGTACTTCATGGTTACCCTGATTTGTTGTTTGAGCAGAAGTCTTGGATTGCTGTGAATACCGGCAGCTTCTTGTTTCGGAATTGCCAGTGGTCTTTAGATTTGCTTGATGATTGGGCTCCCATGGGCCCCAAAGGTCCAGTGAGGGAGGAGGCTGGTAAGGTCTTAACTGCAAATTTGAAGGGTCGCCCGGCATTTGAGGCCGATGATCAATCTGCATTGATATACCTTTTGTTGTCCAAAAAGGAGAAGTGGATGGATAAGGTTTTCCTTGAGAATTCTTACTACCTGCACGGCTACTGGGCTGGCTTGGTTGACCGGTATGAAGAGATGGTTGAGAAGTACCATCCCGGATTAGGAGATGAGAGGTGGCCTTTCGTGACACATTTTGTGGGATGTAAACCTTGTGGGAGCTATGGAGATTATCCTGTTGAGAGGTGCCTCAGTAGTATGGAGAGGGCTTTCAATTTTGCTGATAATCAGGTGCTCAAGCTCTATGGTTTCCGTCACCGTGGCTTGTTGAGCCCTAAGATCAAGAGAATAAGAAATGAGACAGTTACTCCTTTGGAGTATGTAGATCAGTTTGATATCAGAAGACATTCTACAGTGAGCAGTGAATCAAAAAGCCAGTGA
- the LOC107468237 gene encoding uncharacterized protein LOC107468237, producing the protein MAALRLHLRLVVGHRHPVAVLSELPHNSCFASQFSLALSLSQIGSLLLSSLPTLSSCRSIPTIHCLHTLFYMLMILLYSHWFFIFKLLELGIASGRDRTQGGNAENIAQAVVIIEAEHEANLSDWQMSENTQVNLEETEIEYEVDSQCCSCKFFIYQKKNKRKRGSKSEEVLDIIAESIRDMKGAYQERTAVLVDMVSCFKHAKERAERKMKLMALLRDAPGFGVEDRMKAALSIARNNNLIDIVFQLQPEELLSLLKILI; encoded by the exons ATGGCAGCTTTGCGTCTCCACCTTAGATTAGTCGTCGGTCACCGCCATCCCGTTGCAGTTCTGTCTGAGTTGCCCCACAACTCGTGCTTTGCTTCTCAGTTCTCacttgctctctctctctcccagaTTGGTTCCCTATTGCTGTCATCATTGCCTACGCTGTCTTCTTGCAG GTCTATTCCTACTATTCACTGCCTACATACACTGTTTTATAT GTTGATGATTCTTCTGTATAGTCACTGGTTTTTTATCTTTAAGCTTTTAG AGTTGGGAATAGCATCTGGTAGAGATAGGACTCAAGGAGGCAATGCAGAAAATATAGCTCAAGCAGTTGTTATTATAGAGGCTGAGCACGAAGCAAACTTGAGTGATTGGCAAATGAGTGAAAACACCCAAGTAAATTTGGAAGAGACGGAAATTGAATATGAAGTTGATTCTCAA TGCTGCAGCTGCAAGTTCTTCATCTaccaaaaaaagaataaaagaaaaagagggagCAAAAGTGAGGAAGTGCTTGACATAATAGCAGAATCAATTAGAGATATGAAAGGTGCTTATCAAGAACGCACAGCCGTTCTAGTTGATATGGTTTCTTGTTTTAAGCATGCGAAAGAGAGAGCTGAGCGTAAAATGAAGCTAATGGCATTATTGAGGGATGCTCCTGGTTTTGGTGTTGAAGATAGAATGAAGGCCGCCCTTAGCATTGCAAGGAACAATAATCTAATTGACATTGTGTTCCAACTTCAACCTGAAGAACTATTATCacttttgaaaatattgatttaa
- the LOC107468225 gene encoding pentatricopeptide repeat-containing protein At5g61370, mitochondrial, whose amino-acid sequence MNVLLNSACKRPLGQIMRVSISLYSTLPPISTPLPLQLQELCNVVTSTIGGLDELEFSLNKYRDSLTSSLVTQDIDSCKHEAHTRRLLRFFLWSSKNLSCKLENKDYNYALRVFTEKKDYTAMDILIGDLKKEGRVMDAETFGLVADTLVKLGKEDEALGIFKNLDKYKCSIDEFTVTAIINALCSRGHPKRAEGVVWHHKDKIAGSMLCIYRSLLYGWSVQRNVKEARRIIQEMKSNGVAPDLICYNTFLRCLCERNLRRNPSGLVPEALNVMMEMKSYKVFPTSISYNILLSCLGKTRRVKESCQILKKMKHSGCAPDWVSYYLVAKVLFLTGRFGKGKDIVDQMIGNGLVPNHKFYYSLIGILCGVERVNRALELFEKMKRSSLGGYGPVYDVLIPKLCRGGDFEKGRELWDEATGMGISLQCSRDVLDPSITEVFKPKRPEKISLEDSTITKPPNKVKKLSSKMKVMRTKSASMKKKKRRNK is encoded by the coding sequence ATGAATGTCTTGCTCAACTCTGCTTGCAAACGCCCTTTGGGTCAAATTATGAGAGTTTCAATCTCACTTTATTCCACATTGCCCCCAATATCAACACCATTACCTCTCCAGTTGCAAGAGCTGTGCAATGTTGTTACAAGCACTATTGGTGGGTTAGACGAATTGGAGTTTAGTCTGAATaagtatagagattctttgaCTTCATCTCTTGTAactcaggatattgattcttgTAAGCATGAGGCACATACTAGGAGATTGCTCAGGTTCTTCTTATGGTCTAGTAAGAATTTGAGTTGTAAGTTAGAAAATAAAGATTATAACTACGCTCTTCGAGTTTTCACGGAAAAGAAAGACTACACAGCGATGGATATCTTGATTGGAGACCTGAAGAAGGAGGGTCGAGTTATGGATGCCGAGACTTTTGGTCTTGTAGCTGATACTTTGGTCAAATTGGGGAAAGAAGATGAGGCATTGGgtatttttaagaatttggaCAAGTACAAGTGCTCTATAGATGAATTCACAGTTACTGCAATCATTAATGCTCTTTGTTCTAGAGGGCATCCTAAGAGGGCTGAAGGGGTAGTTTGGCATCACAAAGACAAGATTGCAGGCTCAATGCTTTGCATATACAGAAGTCTCCTTTATGGGTGGTCTGTGCAGAGGAATGTGAAAGAAGCTAGGAGGATTATTCAAGAGATGAAATCAAATGGGGTTGCCCCAGATTTAATTTGTTACAACACATTCCTCAGGTGCCTTTGTGAGCGGAATCTTAGACGTAATCCTTCAGGGCTTGTGCCTGAAGCCTTAAATGTGATGATGGAGATGAAGTCTTACAAGGTTTTCCCAACCTCGATCAGTTACAACATCTTGCTCTCATGTTTAGGAAAGACCAGAAGGGTTAAAGAATCTTgtcaaatactaaaaaaaatgaaacattCTGGTTGTGCTCCAGATTGGGTCAGCTATTATCTTGTAGCAAAGGTGTTGTTTCTGACTGGAAGATTTGGCAAAGGAAAAGATATAGTGGATCAAATGATCGGAAATGGTTTGGTACCAAACCATAAGTTCTACTACAGTTTGATTGGTATTCTCTGTGGGGTTGAAAGGGTGAATCGCGCTCTTGAACTTTTTGAGAAAATGAAGAGAAGTTCATTGGGTGGTTATGGACCAGTGTATGATGTGCTCATTCCAAAGCTTTGTAGAGGAGGGGATTTTGAGAAGGGAAGAGAGCTATGGGATGAAGCCACAGGCATGGGGATCTCTCTTCAGTGCTCAAGGGATGTTTTGGATCCTTCAATAACAGAAGTTTTCAAACCTAAAAGGCCAGAAAAAATCAGCCTTGAAGACAGTACAATAACTAAGCCtccaaataaagtaaaaaaactTTCAAGTAAAATGAAGGTGATGAGAACAAAATCTGcttcaatgaagaagaaaaagagaagaaataaataa